One genomic window of Ktedonobacteraceae bacterium includes the following:
- a CDS encoding response regulator, which yields MDEIFPFSEENKLSPEDQAVLDAFLAMEDMEPVPATAEAPATPSISASPAQAPDSNSIEEDMLVLFVTEAGEDIGSMRQALPQLQQNEQLDAPAFTLMQRAAHKLKGTAGAMGCNALSAIARHIEVVIKQVKNRSIAYEAGLLALSHAVQALETTLESVVSEGSENQAPLIELEEEYRNLSTAISDVPVSGIEQPAIARNIEAYPAARSLALAHINSQHLDRLRLHTERILELQTPLERARQEVEAALAELQNAQARLRRLETMYTSFATREADTTGNILEDQPASSLIERILSESMQRTGHARKFKVASSSQHIPAMHALADWDEMEVDRFSESNVFAISLNEAIADVATAAAQLRQAFARLNSLLKQHKEQVIQIRNDALSLHTAPFSLLVDRLRSAARSITGEKHIIHFEVSGEATDIDQDILDALANPLLDLVTGGVLAAMTAQVHAAEAGRITLAAHSSDHEVAIDAGFSIPVPGGIIEALNSAIHNLHGSITPRRDSTEGIAFQMRFPRSRSMVQGLLVRTGNQSVVIPFSQVDHIDYSQREVARLYDLNALLDFPVARSIPQTIHPRLILAQQAVQVDEILGQVDLVMKPLADYLQRPGILGTAVDGTGNILLIVDLPELIMHSEKAQKQKEPVKVSLPSAQAQTQNHPELAYAKILIADDSVSIRQSLRHTLGRVGYQLYEARDGMEALELIQAHSPDVLLLDVEMPNLNGFDLLTIIHTHPSFSKLKTILLTSRSADKHIQQAFALGAYDFLSKPCPADTLLNAVQAALDS from the coding sequence ATGGATGAGATTTTCCCCTTTTCCGAAGAGAACAAGCTTTCGCCTGAAGACCAGGCAGTCCTCGATGCTTTCCTTGCTATGGAGGATATGGAACCCGTACCGGCCACAGCAGAAGCCCCGGCTACTCCCTCAATTTCCGCATCTCCTGCTCAGGCACCGGATTCGAATTCCATAGAAGAAGACATGCTCGTGCTGTTCGTCACCGAAGCCGGGGAAGATATTGGTAGCATGCGCCAGGCCCTTCCGCAATTGCAACAAAACGAGCAACTGGATGCGCCTGCTTTTACATTGATGCAGCGCGCGGCCCATAAGCTGAAAGGGACGGCAGGCGCAATGGGCTGCAATGCGCTATCCGCCATTGCCCGTCATATCGAGGTGGTCATCAAGCAGGTCAAGAATCGCTCAATAGCATACGAGGCAGGCCTGCTTGCGTTGTCACATGCAGTGCAGGCCCTGGAGACAACGCTCGAAAGTGTTGTCTCCGAGGGCAGTGAGAACCAGGCGCCCCTTATTGAGCTTGAAGAAGAGTACAGGAACCTGAGTACCGCCATATCTGATGTTCCGGTATCAGGCATAGAGCAACCGGCTATAGCCAGGAATATAGAAGCTTATCCCGCTGCTCGCTCACTTGCTCTTGCTCATATCAATAGCCAGCATCTGGACCGGCTTAGGCTGCATACTGAACGGATACTGGAGTTACAAACGCCCCTGGAGCGCGCCCGGCAGGAGGTTGAGGCAGCGCTCGCCGAATTGCAGAATGCCCAGGCCCGTCTACGCCGTCTAGAGACGATGTATACTTCTTTCGCTACGAGAGAAGCAGATACCACGGGGAATATACTTGAAGACCAGCCGGCGTCCTCGCTTATAGAGCGCATTCTGAGCGAATCCATGCAGCGCACAGGGCATGCTCGTAAGTTCAAGGTTGCGTCATCCTCGCAACACATTCCGGCTATGCATGCATTGGCTGACTGGGATGAGATGGAGGTTGACCGCTTTAGCGAAAGCAATGTATTTGCGATTTCGCTCAATGAAGCGATTGCCGATGTTGCCACTGCCGCTGCCCAGCTACGCCAGGCATTCGCGCGGCTGAACTCCCTGCTTAAGCAGCACAAGGAACAGGTCATCCAGATACGTAATGATGCGCTCTCGCTGCACACAGCCCCATTTTCTCTCCTTGTGGATCGCCTGAGAAGCGCCGCCCGGAGCATCACAGGGGAAAAGCACATTATCCACTTTGAAGTCTCCGGCGAGGCAACAGACATTGACCAGGATATCCTGGATGCGCTGGCAAATCCTTTGCTCGACCTGGTGACCGGGGGCGTCCTCGCCGCTATGACGGCGCAGGTACACGCGGCAGAGGCCGGAAGAATTACGCTTGCGGCTCATTCTAGCGATCACGAAGTGGCAATTGACGCGGGTTTTTCGATTCCGGTGCCGGGTGGCATCATTGAAGCACTCAACAGCGCCATTCACAATTTACATGGCTCTATCACACCGCGCCGCGACTCAACGGAGGGCATCGCATTTCAGATGCGCTTCCCTCGTTCGCGAAGCATGGTGCAGGGACTGCTTGTCCGCACCGGTAATCAATCAGTTGTGATACCGTTCTCACAGGTGGATCATATCGATTACAGCCAGCGCGAAGTCGCCAGGCTCTATGACCTCAATGCGTTGTTGGATTTTCCCGTGGCAAGAAGTATCCCACAAACGATTCACCCCCGGCTAATTCTTGCGCAACAGGCAGTCCAGGTGGACGAAATACTGGGGCAGGTAGACCTGGTGATGAAACCTCTGGCGGACTATTTGCAGCGGCCAGGCATTCTAGGGACAGCTGTCGATGGTACGGGCAATATATTGCTGATCGTCGATTTGCCTGAGCTCATCATGCACAGTGAGAAGGCGCAAAAGCAAAAAGAGCCGGTCAAAGTATCATTGCCATCAGCGCAGGCACAAACGCAAAACCATCCAGAGCTGGCCTATGCGAAAATCCTGATCGCCGACGATTCCGTCTCCATCCGTCAATCCCTTCGCCACACCCTGGGGCGCGTGGGCTATCAATTATACGAAGCCCGTGATGGTATGGAGGCGCTAGAGCTTATCCAGGCGCACTCGCCCGACGTGCTATTGCTGGACGTAGAGATGCCCAACCTGAATGGCTTCGATCTCCTCACCATCATACATACGCATCCGTCGTTCTCCAAACTCAAAACTATTCTGTTGACCTCGCGTTCGGCGGACAAACACATACAGCAGGCCTTTGCTCTGGGCGCGTATGATTTCCTCTCCAAACCCTGTCCCGCCGACACGTTGCTAAATGCTGTGCAGGCGGCGCTGGACTCGTAA
- a CDS encoding chemotaxis protein CheW — MEEHITDDARLQLPRRHINPQSLELMSDEEFWDYARERANAISSVSPGEEIRSPQYLECKLNCGTFLIPLQAVCEVLDAPRHFALLPDIPRWMLGIMMWRGQAIAVLDLNAYLCETTTGQVGIDPARGMLLVANDPQLPDVSVGLLVHLSGGIENQVYKSDLPIINMSMLLADVVRQIGTAAHHG; from the coding sequence ATGGAAGAACATATCACAGACGATGCACGGCTTCAGCTGCCCCGGCGCCACATAAACCCACAAAGCCTCGAGTTGATGAGCGACGAGGAGTTCTGGGATTATGCGCGCGAACGGGCCAACGCTATTTCCAGCGTTTCTCCTGGTGAAGAAATACGCTCGCCGCAATACCTTGAATGCAAGCTGAACTGCGGAACATTCCTCATCCCGCTGCAGGCCGTTTGCGAAGTTCTGGATGCGCCGCGACACTTTGCCCTGTTACCGGACATTCCACGATGGATGCTGGGCATTATGATGTGGCGCGGCCAGGCCATTGCCGTTCTCGATCTGAATGCCTATCTGTGTGAGACGACCACCGGCCAGGTCGGCATCGATCCTGCTCGTGGTATGCTACTTGTCGCCAATGATCCACAGCTTCCCGATGTCAGCGTCGGCCTGCTTGTGCATCTCAGCGGGGGGATCGAGAACCAGGTGTACAAATCTGACTTGCCCATCATAAATATGTCGATGTTACTTGCCGATGTCGTGCGGCAGATAGGAACAGCCGCTCATCATGGATGA
- a CDS encoding response regulator translates to MSKLVMVIDDSVTVRKIIETSLKREGIESVSYEDGVEALRALSERRHRPPDLVILDINLPKMDGYTVARYLKTKHQFNNTVIVMLSTRDGVIDRIKGRLVGAKDYITKPFKTQEIMSVIRSYLGAPSLS, encoded by the coding sequence ATGAGTAAACTGGTGATGGTCATTGACGATTCTGTAACGGTTCGTAAGATCATAGAAACCAGCCTGAAGCGCGAAGGCATCGAATCCGTGAGTTATGAGGATGGGGTTGAGGCCTTGCGCGCGCTAAGTGAAAGACGACATCGCCCACCTGACCTGGTGATATTAGATATCAATCTACCTAAAATGGACGGCTATACAGTAGCCCGTTATCTCAAGACAAAGCACCAGTTTAATAATACCGTCATCGTCATGCTTTCAACGCGTGACGGGGTAATTGACCGCATCAAGGGTCGTCTTGTAGGAGCAAAGGACTATATTACGAAACCGTTCAAAACACAAGAGATAATGTCTGTGATACGCTCTTACCTGGGTGCTCCGTCACTTTCATAA
- a CDS encoding ATP-binding protein, producing the protein MSNPAPINFEHFFLKLLEASYWPIVIIDRTMSVRFYNQRAVKLLERPEPWQGLKLDQLIPDLAILQLVQESLEAGTPLSGEYSKANGTIFWKVSVSPVEHTPLRKSSRQEDAEAQARRYQYFVILIEDLTELRRLERVRRDFVANISHELRTPLASVRLLAETLEDAIETDPEQAQIFVERIENEVEHLTDLVSELLELSRIESGQMPMLIEPVEAELLVREVMARMIPQAQRYRVTLRSEIQDGKTRVAADSKQIVRVLVNLVHNAIKFTPSEGTVVVGTKLQAGGEAQIFFVRDTGVGIPAEDLPRIFERFYKVNRSRSKMYATGPGGGGSGLGLAIARHVVEAHGGRISAESVVGRGSTFTFTLPVANT; encoded by the coding sequence GTGTCTAATCCGGCGCCGATCAACTTCGAACACTTCTTCTTAAAGCTGCTTGAGGCTTCCTACTGGCCTATTGTGATTATTGATCGCACCATGAGCGTGCGGTTTTACAATCAGCGCGCCGTTAAACTACTGGAAAGGCCGGAACCGTGGCAGGGCCTGAAGCTGGATCAGCTCATTCCCGATCTCGCTATCCTGCAACTGGTGCAGGAGAGTCTTGAGGCGGGCACTCCTCTCAGTGGCGAGTATTCAAAAGCCAATGGGACGATTTTCTGGAAAGTATCGGTCTCTCCGGTGGAGCATACACCTTTGCGCAAGTCGAGCAGGCAGGAAGACGCCGAGGCGCAGGCGCGGCGCTACCAGTATTTCGTGATTTTGATCGAGGATTTAACCGAGTTGCGCCGCCTGGAGCGGGTGCGGCGTGATTTCGTTGCCAATATCTCGCATGAACTGCGCACCCCGCTGGCCTCCGTTCGACTGCTGGCAGAGACATTGGAAGATGCTATTGAAACCGATCCTGAGCAGGCGCAAATCTTTGTTGAGCGCATCGAAAACGAGGTCGAACACCTGACAGACCTGGTGTCGGAACTGCTTGAACTCTCACGCATCGAATCAGGCCAGATGCCTATGCTCATTGAACCCGTCGAAGCCGAACTGCTGGTACGTGAGGTGATGGCGCGCATGATACCGCAGGCGCAACGCTATCGCGTAACCCTGCGTAGCGAGATACAGGACGGGAAGACGCGCGTTGCGGCGGACAGCAAGCAAATAGTGCGTGTGCTTGTCAATCTTGTACATAACGCCATCAAATTTACTCCATCGGAAGGAACTGTCGTCGTTGGTACGAAGCTGCAAGCCGGAGGGGAGGCGCAAATCTTCTTTGTGCGCGATACGGGCGTTGGCATTCCGGCGGAGGACCTGCCGCGCATCTTCGAACGATTTTACAAAGTAAACCGCTCGCGTTCGAAAATGTACGCCACCGGTCCTGGTGGAGGCGGCAGTGGGTTGGGCCTGGCTATTGCTCGCCACGTTGTAGAGGCGCATGGGGGTCGCATCAGCGCCGAAAGCGTGGTCGGGCGTGGCAGCACCTTTACTTTTACCCTTCCAGTAGCAAACACGTAG
- a CDS encoding GNAT family N-acetyltransferase, which translates to MGQTRITIRPLRLSDAEDINEIMHMPGVLWGTAQLPSKSLETWRRIIEGWLNDEHVHDFVAEIGGKVVGAIHLKVGEGRERHVGTISMAVHDAYQGQSIGKMLMLTIIDLADNWLNLLRLQLEVYTDNERAINLYKRFDFEIEGRKRCDGFRAGAYLDSYVMGRLRAQTQKSTSSSDYTATFAPPARTPQAPDTPDGAQ; encoded by the coding sequence ATGGGTCAGACGCGCATCACTATTCGCCCACTTCGCTTGAGTGACGCCGAGGACATTAATGAAATCATGCACATGCCTGGTGTCCTGTGGGGGACCGCGCAGCTTCCCTCCAAAAGCCTCGAGACGTGGCGCAGGATCATTGAAGGCTGGCTGAACGACGAACATGTACATGACTTTGTGGCCGAGATCGGGGGCAAAGTCGTCGGAGCCATCCATCTCAAAGTTGGCGAGGGACGCGAACGTCATGTCGGCACTATCTCTATGGCCGTCCACGATGCGTACCAGGGACAGAGCATCGGCAAAATGCTCATGCTCACCATCATCGATCTCGCCGACAACTGGCTCAACCTGCTGCGCTTGCAATTGGAAGTCTATACCGATAATGAGCGCGCCATCAATCTCTATAAGCGTTTCGACTTTGAAATCGAGGGGAGGAAGCGCTGCGATGGTTTTCGTGCAGGAGCCTATCTCGATAGCTACGTCATGGGCCGCCTGCGTGCTCAAACCCAAAAATCGACGAGCTCTTCCGACTACACGGCCACATTCGCGCCTCCCGCGCGCACGCCGCAGGCGCCGGATACTCCCGATGGTGCGCAATGA
- a CDS encoding class I SAM-dependent methyltransferase, whose protein sequence is MATPDKSSEGGNVYFNDPESGAEMARLLAQDRLVTRGMGGLFSERSDLSGIHRILDAACGPGGWALEVAFTYPDIEVVGFDVSRAMIDYARAQARVQGLNNASFHVLDIQKPLDFADESFDLVNSRFINFLPTTAWPGVMQEFGRITRPGGTIRLTESEWWYFTNSPALEELNSMVIRALKLQGASFTESGRFTGVLPMLGKFLLDAGCTSVNYRAHVIDYSYGTEAYNGFRHDAAVVFKLFQGFIVRMGVATQETLDQLYERMQLEMLKEDFRGLMLPITAWGEKG, encoded by the coding sequence ATGGCAACACCCGATAAATCTTCCGAAGGCGGAAATGTCTACTTCAATGATCCCGAGAGCGGGGCGGAGATGGCACGCCTGCTCGCGCAGGATCGTCTCGTCACCAGGGGCATGGGCGGCCTCTTCTCCGAGCGCTCAGACCTTTCCGGCATTCATCGCATCCTCGACGCGGCCTGTGGCCCGGGCGGTTGGGCGCTGGAGGTCGCTTTCACCTACCCTGATATCGAGGTGGTTGGATTTGATGTCAGCCGGGCGATGATCGATTATGCGCGCGCGCAGGCACGGGTGCAGGGCCTGAACAATGCCAGTTTCCATGTTCTGGATATCCAGAAACCGCTAGATTTCGCCGACGAATCCTTCGACCTGGTCAATTCCCGGTTCATTAATTTTCTTCCCACTACCGCCTGGCCAGGAGTCATGCAGGAATTTGGGCGCATCACGCGACCTGGAGGAACTATCCGGCTCACGGAAAGCGAATGGTGGTACTTCACGAACAGTCCCGCGCTGGAGGAACTGAACTCCATGGTTATACGCGCGCTCAAGCTGCAAGGCGCGAGTTTCACCGAAAGCGGCCGCTTTACCGGCGTATTGCCGATGTTAGGAAAATTCCTGCTCGATGCCGGCTGTACGAGTGTCAACTACCGCGCGCACGTCATCGATTACTCTTATGGAACCGAGGCCTATAATGGCTTTCGGCATGATGCCGCTGTCGTCTTCAAACTCTTCCAGGGCTTCATCGTCCGGATGGGAGTCGCCACCCAGGAGACGTTAGACCAGTTGTACGAACGCATGCAGCTCGAGATGCTAAAGGAAGACTTTCGCGGCCTGATGTTGCCGATTACGGCGTGGGGCGAGAAGGGGTAG
- a CDS encoding GAF domain-containing protein produces the protein MQEPQTWRDLLGQRIENLQERQRLAHVLQVSPVTLTRWASKESTPRPQLLQRLLRAWPEERELLLRLIREEFKDFPALSEYETVVETSLTIPAEFYTRVLHTLATLSRDLHFWSLCDLILRQVLLQFDPHRLGMAVIVVRCMPPSDGKMVRSLREVYGCGTPPWPSTLDNDLMFLGIESLAGYAVSTARLVENQNLGQEANRAPGYAGKWEGSAVAAPIMFAGNVAGCLLISSTQAGYFGESYYSLIEGYTELIALAFDRQEFYTPEQIALGVLPSYEVQKSSFSGFRQRTIDLMRQASINRHPVTALEAEQLAWQQLEQELLQSPFR, from the coding sequence ATGCAAGAACCTCAGACGTGGCGTGATTTGCTTGGGCAACGCATTGAGAATCTCCAGGAACGCCAGCGCCTTGCTCATGTCCTGCAGGTTAGCCCTGTCACTCTGACGCGCTGGGCAAGCAAGGAATCCACTCCCCGCCCGCAGCTCCTACAGCGCCTGTTGAGGGCGTGGCCTGAAGAACGCGAGCTGCTTTTGAGGCTGATTCGAGAAGAGTTCAAGGACTTTCCCGCTTTAAGCGAGTATGAGACGGTAGTCGAAACATCACTCACTATTCCCGCCGAATTTTATACTCGTGTTCTGCATACCCTTGCTACGCTTTCCAGGGACCTGCACTTCTGGTCGCTTTGTGATCTCATCCTGCGGCAGGTTCTCTTGCAATTCGACCCGCATCGCCTGGGCATGGCGGTAATCGTCGTGCGCTGTATGCCGCCCTCTGATGGGAAGATGGTTCGCAGTCTGCGTGAGGTATATGGATGCGGAACACCGCCCTGGCCGAGTACACTGGATAATGATCTCATGTTCCTGGGAATCGAATCGCTAGCTGGCTACGCGGTCAGTACGGCTCGCCTCGTAGAAAACCAGAATCTTGGGCAGGAAGCGAATCGCGCTCCTGGCTATGCTGGGAAATGGGAGGGGAGCGCTGTTGCCGCTCCCATCATGTTTGCCGGCAACGTTGCCGGCTGCCTGCTCATCTCAAGCACCCAGGCAGGCTACTTTGGTGAGAGCTATTACTCGCTCATCGAAGGCTATACCGAGTTGATCGCCCTGGCTTTTGATCGCCAGGAGTTTTACACCCCGGAGCAGATCGCGCTTGGCGTGTTACCCTCGTATGAGGTGCAAAAATCCTCGTTTTCGGGGTTTCGACAACGTACCATCGATCTTATGAGGCAGGCCTCGATTAACCGGCATCCGGTCACAGCATTAGAGGCGGAACAGCTTGCCTGGCAACAATTGGAGCAAGAACTCCTTCAGTCGCCATTTCGTTAA
- a CDS encoding VCBS repeat-containing protein, with amino-acid sequence MLDRYQGMSKAVVNNTTPNRHIIPGWSGLRSLVLIFSFILVAALTPAVAAASPGPIVHRFAYRSPLSKGNDHDGKMSGPLAGRVSIMPGFPVMTTETPGTYHAGPGINVLVGDITGDGKPDFLASALANGPLYAWEPDGKVIPGWPATQFTGAAYAALGKLSKTIPGLQVMVGYMSGGQSYLAAFDGHGHLLPGWPIPDDNYTATPAALADINGDGIDEIFVEEEDWTLAGYDAHGNPLPGWPVHVDSGQTLYTPTIADIDGDGKPEIISASESLSPGGVKVYAWHGDGTLVKGFPISVSSGLEGTFPVVADVLGLGKPQLIFATYPGGNNTSVLIYSGAGVLLKTITIPGMTAYGRALAIARLDNSPNPEIVVQTDTTLAAVHGDGTYVSGWPQNLGYNSTDNSSPVIGDVTGDGVPDIAITTNQGSGDQGFLSVYSATGTLELQMQLEIGSGGVPAMVDLLGNGRNDLLVTGDPWDGSVHKYPKVWAFDFHGAGPYGQVPWAQFGRVPEHHSCFSTDTISSFCQG; translated from the coding sequence ATGTTAGACCGGTATCAAGGCATGAGCAAAGCGGTAGTCAATAACACAACGCCAAATCGACACATTATTCCAGGTTGGTCTGGTCTCCGGAGCCTGGTCCTCATCTTTTCCTTTATATTGGTGGCGGCTCTCACTCCAGCAGTCGCCGCAGCCAGTCCAGGCCCAATCGTCCATAGATTCGCCTACCGGTCTCCTCTCTCAAAAGGGAATGATCATGACGGCAAGATGTCGGGGCCATTGGCAGGGAGGGTATCCATTATGCCAGGCTTCCCGGTGATGACGACGGAAACTCCTGGCACATATCACGCCGGCCCCGGCATCAATGTGCTGGTAGGCGACATCACCGGCGACGGCAAACCTGACTTCCTCGCTTCGGCATTGGCCAATGGCCCCCTGTATGCCTGGGAACCTGATGGGAAGGTCATTCCAGGATGGCCCGCGACGCAGTTTACGGGTGCTGCCTATGCCGCCCTGGGAAAGCTATCTAAGACCATCCCCGGCCTGCAGGTAATGGTTGGTTATATGAGTGGCGGGCAGTCTTACCTGGCGGCTTTTGATGGACATGGTCACCTGCTGCCCGGCTGGCCGATCCCGGATGACAATTACACTGCTACACCAGCAGCGCTTGCTGATATTAATGGAGATGGTATCGACGAGATCTTTGTTGAAGAAGAGGACTGGACGCTGGCCGGTTATGACGCTCATGGTAATCCCTTACCGGGTTGGCCGGTCCATGTTGATAGCGGTCAAACGTTGTATACCCCTACAATTGCCGATATTGATGGAGATGGCAAGCCGGAGATTATCTCTGCCAGTGAGAGTCTATCCCCAGGAGGGGTAAAAGTCTACGCGTGGCATGGTGATGGTACTCTTGTAAAGGGCTTTCCAATAAGTGTCTCAAGTGGACTTGAAGGGACCTTCCCGGTCGTGGCGGATGTGCTTGGTCTGGGAAAGCCGCAATTGATCTTTGCTACCTACCCAGGAGGTAACAATACCTCGGTGCTGATTTACTCCGGCGCGGGAGTGCTTTTGAAGACGATTACCATTCCAGGCATGACCGCATACGGAAGAGCACTCGCGATAGCCAGGCTGGACAATTCACCGAACCCGGAAATCGTGGTGCAAACCGACACGACTCTGGCCGCGGTACATGGAGATGGGACCTACGTATCCGGCTGGCCCCAGAATCTTGGTTATAACTCCACAGACAACTCATCGCCGGTTATCGGTGATGTGACCGGTGATGGCGTGCCGGACATCGCGATTACAACCAACCAGGGGAGCGGAGATCAAGGGTTTTTGTCGGTCTACAGCGCTACAGGTACTCTGGAACTACAGATGCAGCTAGAAATTGGCAGTGGCGGGGTGCCGGCCATGGTAGATCTGCTCGGCAATGGTCGCAATGATTTGCTGGTTACCGGCGATCCCTGGGATGGAAGTGTACATAAGTATCCCAAGGTCTGGGCATTTGACTTCCATGGCGCCGGGCCCTATGGGCAAGTACCCTGGGCACAGTTTGGTCGTGTTCCCGAACACCACAGTTGCTTCTCAACTGATACTATCTCTAGCTTCTGCCAGGGCTGA
- the mgtE gene encoding magnesium transporter: MIPLIFLSTLLRRSVYDIEGRRLGSLHDISVSLNETFPLVTALIVRSLLSNNEMIIPWSQVHNLEEEQIHLTVSQQRIASYTPRPDELLLKRDLLDKQIVDTQGFRVVKVNDLKLAQIKGTARLVGVDISFSGLLRRLGVLAPIEVLSNIVPIQLSERTITWNYVEPIQVVTAGTGQLTPAMAAAGAGAATVGSPGVVPRVQLSVSHTKLSDLHPADIADILEQLDVEDAEAMLERLDTETAADALNEVETPLQSELLSELEPERASELLERLAPDDAADILADISTEEAEQILNLMPAEESRQIRELLRYGAQTAGGIMTTEVLSLSQELTVEEALAYLRQHSEHLEMIYYLYIVDDEQHLVGVVSLRELVVAEPGTRLKELMDPDIIKVTTTTDQEEVARVIAKYDLLGVPVVDTDNRLVGLVTVDDVIDVIHEEQAEDFSEMAGASVEEFEEEEHFSLRAVLSRATWIGVNVVAGFLLALVLYQIFGTTGIQGTHLVAGLRSSVALNGVVCLVPMLLLTSGSVGSQALGIAGWQLRSTHGIDFLRGIFRELRLGTFGGIMAAIIVGLLTWALFHSWLLGVAIGLSAGFTLLIAALCGLVLPTILQRLRMRGSLVSAPLLDPIIAVISLAFFLAAALWLASMMHV, translated from the coding sequence GTGATACCATTGATTTTTTTAAGCACACTTTTACGCCGGAGCGTTTATGATATCGAGGGGCGGCGTCTGGGCTCGTTGCATGATATATCCGTCTCCCTGAACGAGACATTTCCCCTGGTTACCGCTCTCATTGTGCGTTCTCTGCTCAGCAATAATGAGATGATAATTCCCTGGTCCCAGGTACACAACCTTGAAGAAGAGCAGATACATCTCACTGTTAGCCAGCAGCGTATAGCGTCATATACACCGCGGCCAGACGAGCTATTACTGAAAAGAGATTTATTAGATAAGCAAATTGTCGATACGCAGGGTTTTCGCGTTGTCAAAGTCAATGATTTGAAATTGGCGCAAATTAAGGGCACGGCCCGGCTGGTTGGTGTAGATATCAGCTTCAGCGGGCTGCTGCGGCGCTTAGGTGTGCTTGCGCCCATAGAAGTATTGAGTAATATTGTACCAATCCAGCTTTCTGAACGCACAATAACCTGGAACTATGTTGAGCCAATACAGGTGGTCACGGCCGGTACAGGGCAGCTGACTCCGGCCATGGCCGCGGCAGGCGCCGGAGCGGCCACCGTTGGAAGCCCAGGCGTGGTGCCACGTGTCCAGTTGAGTGTCAGTCATACCAAGCTGTCTGATCTCCATCCAGCCGATATCGCCGATATTCTCGAACAGCTTGATGTTGAGGACGCGGAGGCAATGCTTGAGCGACTGGATACGGAGACGGCCGCCGATGCTTTGAACGAGGTCGAGACGCCTTTGCAGTCGGAACTGCTTAGCGAACTCGAGCCAGAGCGCGCCTCTGAACTGTTGGAGAGGCTTGCGCCGGACGATGCCGCCGATATCCTGGCGGATATTTCGACCGAGGAGGCCGAGCAGATTTTGAACCTGATGCCCGCCGAAGAGTCACGGCAAATCCGCGAATTGCTGCGCTATGGAGCGCAAACGGCCGGCGGCATCATGACCACCGAAGTGCTGTCGCTCTCACAGGAACTGACTGTTGAAGAGGCGCTGGCCTACCTGCGGCAACACTCCGAACACCTGGAGATGATCTATTACCTGTACATCGTCGATGACGAACAACACCTGGTCGGCGTCGTCTCCCTGCGCGAGCTGGTCGTAGCAGAGCCGGGCACACGGCTCAAAGAACTGATGGATCCGGATATTATCAAAGTTACGACTACGACTGATCAGGAAGAAGTGGCGCGCGTCATTGCCAAATATGACCTGCTGGGCGTTCCCGTGGTGGATACCGACAATCGCCTCGTAGGCCTGGTGACCGTCGATGATGTCATCGATGTCATTCACGAGGAACAGGCGGAGGATTTTTCGGAAATGGCCGGTGCCAGCGTCGAGGAGTTCGAAGAAGAGGAGCATTTTTCGCTGCGGGCCGTTCTGAGTCGTGCTACATGGATAGGTGTGAATGTAGTTGCCGGTTTTCTGCTGGCGCTGGTACTCTACCAGATTTTCGGCACGACAGGTATTCAGGGCACCCATCTTGTAGCGGGGCTGCGCTCTTCTGTTGCCCTGAATGGAGTGGTTTGCCTGGTTCCCATGCTGCTGCTGACCAGTGGCAGCGTCGGTTCGCAGGCGCTGGGCATTGCGGGCTGGCAATTGCGTTCCACGCATGGAATCGACTTTTTGCGTGGTATCTTCCGCGAGTTGCGCCTGGGGACTTTCGGTGGCATCATGGCCGCCATTATCGTGGGTTTGCTGACCTGGGCGCTCTTCCACTCCTGGCTGCTGGGTGTGGCCATTGGCCTGAGCGCGGGTTTCACACTGTTAATCGCGGCCCTCTGCGGCCTGGTTTTGCCGACTATTTTGCAGCGCCTGCGCATGCGCGGCAGCCTTGTCAGTGCCCCGCTGCTGGACCCCATCATCGCCGTCATCAGCCTGGCTTTTTTCCTGGCTGCTGCGTTGTGGCTGGCCAGCATGATGCATGTGTGA